The following proteins come from a genomic window of Megalops cyprinoides isolate fMegCyp1 chromosome 6, fMegCyp1.pri, whole genome shotgun sequence:
- the si:ch1073-335m2.2 gene encoding msx2-interacting protein isoform X1, with amino-acid sequence MVRETRHLWVGNLPENVREEKIVEHFKRYGRVESVKILPKRGSEGGVAAFVDFVDIKSAQKAHNSINKMGDRDLRTDYNEPGTIPSAARGLDDTLSLGNRGRDVSGFTRGAGGPVYVPPASLHSRDGRYERRLDGASDGRERAYDHSAYGHHERGGSFDRQRHYDTDYYRDPRDRALVGAGAGSGPGGGGGVGGPGGGAGGAGAGVGGAGGGVGGAGGGGSSSVGVGYYGSRSRSPSRFETPEPRYEPRGREPCAREPFALASVVHRDLYREERGRRAERAYHHSRSRSPHSSQSRNPSPQRLASQPSRAPRSPSGSGSRSRSSSSDSVSSTSSSSSGSSDSSSSSSDESPARSVQSAAVPAPPSQPPPALDKDEPRKSFGIKVQNLPVRSTDTSLKDGLFHEFKKYGKVTSVQIHGASEERYGLVFFRQQEDQEKALSASKGKLFFGMQIDVTAWNGPETESENEFRPLDERIDEFHPKATRTLFIGNLEKTTSYHDLLNIFQRFGEIVDIDIKKVNGAPQYAFLQYCDIASVCKAIKKMDGEYLGNNRLKLGFGKSMPTTCVWLDGLASNITEQYLTRHFCRYGHVVKVVFDRLKGMALILYNNIEYAQAAVKETKGWKIGGNKIKVDFANQESQMAFYRSMQASGQDIRDFYEILSERRDERRPPYHDYSAERAYYENVRAQGAYADDPRREYAARSREFYPEWDPYQGDYYDPRYFDDPREYRDYRDPYEQDIRKYSYLQRERERERERFETDRERDHGRRTIERSQSPSHPRRPATPTASPSPSERMPSDTERRIYSRSSERSGSCSSISPPRYEKPDKVRPERYGKSEKPEKERQLFDMERSGEKDKRAGRKEKADKDKGEKLATKARKVKVPSPSIPSSETDPEPDREASPEAGPRTKGGKLPAKEKDGSGKGRLDLPPCVVQLTRVKEKEGKVLDQAGSEKQRQKGENDSVRSPSLPPPPPADQKGVLSRLDLQKGDSVKQGKAAKEKGLASQVEVVDKDGKVKLKKHPKSEPGTDGNNSSMETDKPAARKRRFGDAGGKIDRLKRVNQEEEEGRLGLKKLVDVGAPNAVAKETEGERKVVRKEAHKRGHQKPKPERLVTVSSPKEGHESGGISVGLSLDLQARLGEPTEEAADPSDFTGKVKSQGRPSIARMFSDDGSQDQDDLKEPERPNYAGICEQATVEEKVTGVGEERLSMDIDHSQSYRKQMEQNRRLRQQLQESDKQDKPGSPRGADTEDFEHRSLVHEVGKPPQDVTDDSPPSKRKKQEAFESDISVKRERNYRSSRQASDDLERNISSPPGLRPFSYHEEESASNSPHLVAVKEAKESPKVDDKVYSHLDLLKYSLDPTVGRTRPAQSELPKLKTASLGSEEEVQQRWESRVKQDLRLDMSFPSSIVKRESIRKRLHDLEPGEVQSDSEEDGENKHHSPKPSTSLSYFFRDREERLSDLKLSSSLERNKFYSFALDQTITPDTKALLERAKSLSSSREDNWSFLDRDSRFASFRSSKDKEKVESTPRPIPSWYMKKKKIRTDSEGKLDDKKEEPKPEEQERQELFASRFLHSSIFEQDSRRLQHLERKEEDPELGLGRQPSKQAAIDGQLGTCGVDLQQEPMVLFHSRFLELQQQKERDQRPREPERGSSVDGNVMEKPQDGEQQPQQQPTKVSEPALEPELKPGSPVPVIPASASLPVPLPQDKPTVQTVSPDHPVLQTKEENLEAEKVSSPPSLPQVDVKPPLPVSIMLPEPVPSETDIKMEPKEEAPETRIPTENSLIGDHSSFLDVKPPTPGASLSNLEPELEPEPDPEPPELHGSVSPKQEDATESVRGKEALVVKEEEAPPAKAKPQDVEMQQKPDEPPEAQTLVSDDTEVEPVAATRKSKSKRAKPPPPAPQPPVAQAPNAEKQATRKSERIDREKSKRASSPRGDASKVASDAKMASKSPIHAADSEQGSEQSLPLSRTRRRNVRSVYATPVEDETPQQPAKDVPESPRSTRKRGGDKEVTQQQQPQQDTLAAPTTTTRRGRPPKTRRPREDVSPVKGEPVKTAEAEEIDSKEAGNGGEVSKVAEGWRSPRTQKVQSSQGSPPAGQGGRKGGKADKLFDSAAQGVDHTEGDAAAAQDSSDRSKEDTLEEDRKQKEEEAKQYATQQEPEKDKETTDLADRKENEDKTGEKAAEPAAVEKRLPVEKGGKGKAARLTRNTKPLADDKLSLKNLEIWLSVDEVKGALRSGEDESEPYEASPKKTKPGASSKDEILAPSFEKGVVELSPKDKEELSDAEPPVDPAAALLAQQMELEQAVKNIAKMTEDPTLPPYKEPPVEPPALIPPVVEEPGSEMEEEKPANPASETELAAAIDSITAEDISADADAFAAPSTYTALIPTPEPLVLPSASEAMEPETHLAISNIMDVDTEMQPLSPDSKGAEPATSGSSLTQEESPPPETPKKGGKVRPKPQKKSRSRKASASRKGEAPEENVSEPEPPAIKLPESIPEETQTVKPKAGGAIAAAAAAVATSTASCKQDMGRVIAGAMDTPKEAEQPPVEQPEPQESAFHSGNKSPHLNKRISHPVNSEQPPSELAAPSLTLSPTHLNSTPSRSGKLPPSPPDWLNRSKDTGAHSAPVPQVSVASSPVGAAAASAPAATTVVAPSGNPPDTKASDVDPSSSTLRKILMEPKYVSASSSSSVPSTLLTTSLVDPRMSENEAQPDVAAARPSPPEEKPSPATPQPALQQPPPLPPPETQQPFGEKMNSVIASTATSVISRIPVPFDSEEAPRISLSNRSAGMQLPKQKYRPSVNETNRYHGLVMGEEGSGIGRPGVESAAYSTGSSPGLRVNTSEGVVVLSYSGQKTEGPQRISAKISQIPPASAVDIEFQQSVSKSQIKQEPLTPSQPLTPKGSQTPTSYGHSGGVLAGQPYNTQPVISSIKQESPGSEKSEMPYHSVQQGGAVKMIQQPAGNPQVLVYNQAMITQHAKKGVGAEPLPLKSEAGKSSQPSNLSPGMSPHHPSLASNHVGSSPSTPTDRALPHLSGIKQEPHSPRMSGHSPSPFPKTCPPSTSASPIGTPVVLGPGMPAMSQYVHHPEQSVIMPPHSVTQTVPMGHLSQGEVRLNTPPLSAMGYGLRPEPLASPRSGPQQRSSTPQPAGMRDIVLQAHPGSAAAAGGSGGSMAGEEESRHFHQALRRPSVPQLQPEVMVMQPDYRLHHGGLRMDQYGLPSRDVRILMHHQLDHSAAEPRQARTPEALPSSSSSSSTSSSSSSKTPPVGKGVLGKDAPKALEVKMPPSPHGERIMGVHPSVPVMVPSQGVPLMHAGAAGSFSEYPSVYTRDMRGFHPQFTAHSPLGINLPSRSLTPSQGLQDGDHGHRSKTPQLSSSGAAAERGEPKPSEGSHLRHAVPMDLPHLPRGQAETCSPSYTSPIPVPHKMELAPPAAGQKGSQPFLSAQLPPSSSGPPPARLDGKPEHPVHRPVDMVQLLTKYPIVWQGLLALKSDTAAVQLHFVSGNNVLAHRSLPPPEGGPLLRIAQRMRLEASQLEGVARRMTVESDYCLLLALPCGRDQEDVLNQTHALKSGFITYLQAKLAAGIINVPNPGSNQPAYVLQIFPPCEFSESHLSRLAPDLLNSISSISPHLMIVIASV; translated from the exons ATGGTCCGGGAAACCAGACACCTATGGGTGGGGAATTTACCCGAAAATGTACGAGAGGAAAAAATTGTCGAACATTTCAAACG gtaTGGACGGGTGGAGAGCGTCAAGATCCTTCCGAAGCGCGGGTCGGAGGGCGGGGTGGCGGCCTTTGTGGATTTCGTGGACATTAAGAGTGCCCAGAAGGCTCACAACTCCATCAACAAGATGGGGGACAGAGACCTGCGCACTGATTACAATGAGCCGGGCACGATCCCCAGCGCCGCGCGGGGCCTGGACGATACCCTGTCCTTAGGCAATCGCGGACGGGACGTTTCGGGGTTCacaaggggggcgggggggccaGTGTATGTGCCCCCTGCATCGCTCCACAGCAGAGATGGACGCTATGAACGCAGACTAGACGG ggcTTCCGACGGGCGGGAGCGTGCCTATGATCACAGTGCCTATGGACACCACGAGCGCGGCGGCAGCTTTGACCGGCAGCGTCACTACGACACGGACTATTACCGCGACCCCCGCGACCGGGCGCTGGTGGGGGCCGGGGCGGGCTCCGGCCCCGGCGGCGGGGGCGGCGTGGGTGGTCCCGGTGGGGGCGCCGGAGGGGCAGGCGCCGGCGTGGGCGGGGCGGGAGGGGGCGTGGGCGGGGCCGGCGGCGGGGGCTCCTCGTCGGTGGGAGTGGGCTACTACGGCTCCCGCAGCCGCAGCCCGAGCCGCTTCGAGACGCCGGAGCCGCGCTACGAGCCGCGCGGCCGCGAGCCCTGCGCCCGCGAGCCCTTCGCGCTGGCCAGCGTGGTGCACCGCGACCTGTACCGCGAGGAGCGGGGCCGCCGCGCCGAGCGCGCCTACCACCACAGCCGCAGCAGGTCCCCGCACTCGTCGCAGTCGCGCAACCCCTCGCCGCAGCGGCTGGCCAGCCAGCCGTCCCGCGCGCCCCGCTCCCCCAGCGGCTCCGGCTCCCGCAGCCGCTCCTCCAGCTCCGACTCCgtcagcagcaccagcagcagcagcagcggcag CAGTGATTCCAGCAGCAGCTCGAGTGATGAGTCCCCGGCGCGCTCTGTGCAGTCCGCCGCCGTGccggcccctccctcccagccACCGCCCGCCCTGGACAAGGACGAGCCACGCAAAAGCTTCGGCATCAAGGTCCAGAACCTGCCCGTGCGCTCCACAG ATACAAGCCTCAAGGATGGCCTCTTCCACGAGTTCAAGAAGTATGGGAAGGTGACGTCGGTGCAAATCCATGGGGCCTCTGAGGAGCGCTACGGCCTGGTGTTCTTCCGCCAGCAGGAGGACCAGGAAAAGGCCCTCAGCGCCTCCAAGGGGAAGCTCTTTTTCGGCATGCAGATCGACGTCACTGCCTGGAATGGCCCTG aGACGGAGAGCGAGAATGAGTTCCGCCCCCTTGACGAGCGGATAGACGAGTTCCACCCGAAAGCCACGCGGACCCTGTTCATCGGGAACCTGGAGAAGACCACCAGTTACCATGACCTGCTAAACATCTTCCAGCGCTTTGGGGAGATAGTG GACATTGACATTAAAAAGGTGAACGGCGCGCCACAGTATGCCTTCCTGCAGTATTGTGACATTGCCAGCGTCTGCAAGGCCATCAAGAAGATGGATGGGGAGTACCTGGGCAACAACAGGCTAAAG CTGGGATTTGGAAAGAGCATGCCCACGACGTGCGTGTGGCTGGACGGCCTGGCCTCCAACATCACGGAGCAGTACCTCACGCGACACTTCTGCCGCTACGGGCACGTGGTGAAG GTCGTGTTCGACAGATTGAAAGGGATGGCCCTCATCCTGTACAACAACATCGAGTACGCACAGGCTGCTGTCAAGGAGACCAAGGGCTGGAAGATCGGGGGCAACAAAATCAAG GTGGACTTTGCCAACCAAGAGAGTCAGATGGCATTCTACCGCTCAATGCAGGCATCAGGGCAGGACATCAGAGACTTCTATGAAATCCTGTCTGAGAGAAG AGATGAACGCAGGCCGCCGTACCATGACTACTCAGCGGAACGGGCATACTATGAGAATGTTCGTGCACAGGGCGCTTATGCAGACGACCCTCGCCGCGAGTACGCTGCCCGCAGCCGCGAATTTTACCCAGAATGGGACCCCTACCAAGGCGACTACTATGATCCACGCTACTTTGACGATCCCCGCGAGTACAGGGATTACCGTGACCCGTACGAGCAGGACATTCGCAAGTACAGCTACCTGCAGCGGGAgcgggaaagagagagggagcgctTTGAGACGGACCGTGAACGTGACCATGGCCGGCGCACCATCGAGAGGAGTCAGAGCCCTTCCCACCCCCGGCGCCCAGCGACGCCCACGGCCTCACCGTCCCCGTCTGAACGCATGCCCAGCGACACGGAGCGGCGCATCTACAGCCGCTCCTCTGAGCGAAGCGGCAGCTGTAGCTCGATCTCGCCTCCACGCTACGAGAAGCCTGACAAGGTGAGGCCTGAGCGTTACGGCAAGAGTGAGAAGCCGGAGAAAGAGCGGCAGCTGTTCGACATGGAGCGGAGCGGCGAGAAGGACAAACGAGCTGGGCGTAAGGAGAAGGCTGACAAAGACAAAGGGGAGAAGCTGGCAACGAAGGCGAGGAAGGTGAAGGTGCCGTCTCCCAGCATCCCCTCTTCCGAGACGGACCCTGAACCAGATCGGGAAGCTAGCCCGGAGGCAGGTCCACGAACCAAAGGAGGCAAGCTGCCAGCTAAGGAGAAGGATGGATCCGGCAAGGGGCGTCTTGATCTGCCTCCTTGTGTGGTGCAGCTTACACGTGTCaaggaaaaagaaggaaaggtGCTGGACCAAGCTGGCtctgagaagcagagacagaaggGTGAGAATGATAGTGTTCGTTCCCCGTCActgcccccacctccaccagctGATCAGAAAGGAGTGCTCTCGCGGCTAGATCTTCAGAAAGGAGATTCAGTTAAGCAGGGGAAAGCAGCTAAGGAAAAAGGCTTAGCAAGCCAGGTGGAGGTTGTGGACAAGGATGGCAAGGTTAAACTCAAGAAGCACCCAAAATCAGAACCTGGAACTGATGGAAATAATTCTTCCATGGAAACCGATAAGCCAGCTGCACGAAAGAGACGTTTCGGAGATGCGGGTGGGAAGATTGATCGGCTTAAGAGGGTCAAtcaggaagaagaggaggggagacTCGGGCTTAAGAAGCTAGTGGATGTTGGAGCCCCTAATGCCGTGGCAAAAGAGACGGAGGGTGAGAGAAAAGTAGTGCGAAAAGAGGCACACAAAAGAGGACACCAGAAGCCAAAACCAGAGAGGCTGGTTACTGTCTCAAGCCCAAAAGAAGGCCACGAGTCTGGGGGCATCTCCGTGGGGCTCAGTCTGGACCTACAGGCACGACTTGGGGAACCCACAGAGGAGGCTGCAGACCCCTCAGACTTTACCGGTAAGGTAAAATCCCAGGGCCGCCCTAGTATTGCACGGATGTTTTCTGATGATGGAAGTCAAGATCAGGATGATTTAAAAGAGCCGGAACGACCGAACTACGCAGGTATCTGTGAACAGGCCACGGTTGAAGAGAAAGTTACAGGGGTGGGAGAAGAGCGTCTGTCCATGGACATTGACCACTCTCAGAGCTACCGCAAACAGATGGAGCAGAACAGGAGGCTTCGGCAGCAGCTGCAAGAGTCTGACAAGCAAGATAAGCCGGGGAGCCCCCGAGGTGCTGACACTGAGGACTTTGAGCATCGCAGCTTAGTGCATGAAGTGGGCAAGCCTCCTCAGGATGTTACAGATGATTCCCCGCCCAGCAAACGCAAGAAGCAGGAGGCATTCGAAAGTGATATAAGTGTTAAGCGGGAACGTAACTATCGGAGTTCTCGGCAAGCAAGTGACGATTTAGAGCGGAACATATCCTCTCCTCCAGGGCTGCGACCGTTCTCCTATCATGAGGAAGAGAGTGCTTCTAACTCACCCCATCTGGTGGCTGTCAAAGAAGCCAAAGAGTCACCTAAGGTAGATGATAAAGTCTACTCACACCTGGACCTGCTGAAGTACAGCTTGGATCCAACAGTTGGCAGGACCCGGCCTGCCCAATCAGAGCTCCCTAAGCTGAAAACTGCATCACTGGGAAGTGAGGAGGAAGTGCAACAGCGCTGGGAGAGCCGAGTGAAGCAGGACCTGCGGCTGGACATGAGCTTCCCCAGCAGCATTGTGAAACGTGAGAGCATCCGTAAGCGCCTCCATGATTTGGAACCTGGGGAGGTGCAGTCTGACTCTGAAGAGGATGGAGAGAATAAACACCACTCCCCTAAGCcttccacctccctctcttACTTCTTCAGAGACCGTGAAGAGAGGCTGTCAGACCTTAAGCTGTCCTCCTCCCTGGAGAGAAATAAGTTTTACTCTTTTGCACTGGATCAGACCATCACACCGGACACCAAGGCTCTGCTGGAAAGAGCTaagtctctctcctcctccagggaaGACAACTGGTCCTTCCTGGACCGAGACTCGCGCTTTGCCAGCTTCCGCAGCAGCAAGGATAAGGAAAAGGTGGAGTCCACGCCACGGCCAATCCCCTCCTGGTacatgaagaagaagaagatccGCACCGACTCAGAGGGCAAGCTTGATGACAAGAAAGAGGAGCCTAAACCGGAGGAGCAGGAGCGGCAGGAGCTGTTTGCCTCCCGATTCCTTCACAGCTCCATATTTGAGCAGGACTCCCGGCGCCTGCAGCACCTGGAGCGAAAAGAGGAAGACCCAGAGCTAGGCTTGGGCCGGCAGCCCAGTAAACAAGCAGCAATAGATGGGCAGCTTGGAACATGTGGAGTAGACCTGCAGCAGGAACCAATGGTGCTTTTTCATAGCCGCTTCTTggaactgcagcagcagaaagagagggatcaACGGCCAAGGGAAcctgagagaggcagcagcGTGGACGGGAATGTGATGGAGAAGCCACAGGATGGAGAACAGCAGCCTCAGCAGCAGCCAACCAAAGTATCTGAGCCAGCACTGGAGCCGGAATTGAAACCGGGCAGCCCTGTTCCAGTTATCCCAGCTTCAGCTTCTCTTCCAGTGCCTCTACCACAGGACAAGCCCACTGTCCAAACAGTGTCTCCAGATCATCCAGTCTTGCagacaaaagaagaaaatctgGAGGCTGAGAAGGTCTCATCACCCCCGTCCTTGCCTCAGGTGGATGTTAagccccctctccctgtcagcATCATGCTGCCTGAGCCTGTCCCCTCAGAGacagacattaaaatggaaCCAAAGGAGGAGGCTCCTGAAACCAGGATCCCAACTGAAAACTCATTAATTGGGGATCACTCTTCCTTCCTTGATGTTAAGCCTCCTACTCCTGGGGCTTCACTGAGCAATTTGGAGCCAGAACTTGAGCCTGAGCCTGACCCTGAGCCCCCTGAGCTCCATGGCTCTGTCTCCCCCAAGCAGGAGGATGCTACGGAGTCTGTTAGAGGAAAGGAGGCCTTAGTTGTAAAGGAAGAGGAGGCCCCACCAGCTAAGGCAAAACCTCAGGATGTTGAGATGCAGCAGAAACCTGACGAACCCCCTGAGGCTCAGACACTGGTGTCTGATGATACAGAGGTGGAGCCAGTAGCAGCAACTCGGAAGTCCAAGAGCAAAAGGGCTAAACCTCCCCCGCCAGCACCACAACCTCCTGTGGCCCAAGCACCAAATGCAGAGAAACAGGCCACGCGCAAGAGTGAGCGCATTGACAGAGAGAAATCAAAACGTGCATCTTCTCCACGAGGAGATGCTTCCAAGGTTGCCTCAGATGCTAAGATGGCCTCTAAATCGCCCATCCATGCTGCTGACTCTGAGCAGGGCTCCGAACAGAGCTTACCCCTGAGCAGAACACGTCGTCGGAATGTGCGATCAGTCTATGCCACTCCAGTTGAGGATGAGACCCCACAGCAGCCTGCTAAAGATGTGCCGGAGTCGCCCCGCTCTACACGGAAGCGTGGAGGGGACAAAGAGGTCACCCAGCAGCAACAGCCACAGCAGGACACCCTAGCCGCGCCCACTACCACCACAAGACGAGGACGGCCCCCTAAAACCCGCCGGCCGAGGGAGGATGTATCACCTGTGAAGGGGGAACCAGTTAAAACAGCAGAGGCGGAGGAGATAGATAGCAAAGAGGCTGGAAATGGTGGAGAAGTCAGCAAGGTAGCAGAAGGGTGGCGTTCACCCCGCACACAGAAAGTACAGTCAAGTCAGGGCTCCCCACCTGCTGGTCAGGGGGGTAGGAAAGGCGGCAAAGCAGACAAACTGTTTGACAGTGCAGCTCAGGGGGTAGATCACACAGAGGGAGATGCTGCAGCTGCCCAGGACTCTTCTGACAGGTCTAAAGAAGACACCTTAGAGGAGGATAGGAAacaaaaagaggaggaggccaAACAATATGCAACCCAGCAAGAGCCTGAGAAGGACAAAGAAACAACTGATCTCGcagacaggaaagaaaatgaGGATAAAACCGGCGAAAAAGCTGCAGAGCCCGCAGCAGTTGAGAAACGGCTGCCAGTGGAGAAGGGTGGTAAAGGGAAAGCAGCAAGGTTGACGCGCAACACCAAGCCGTTAGCTGATGACAAGCTTAGCCTGAAAAACCTGGAGATCTGGCTTAGTGTTGATGAAGTGAAGGGTGCACTGCGCTCTGGTGAAGATGAATCTGAGCCTTACGAGGCTTCCCCAAAGAAGACAAAGCCAGGTGCCTCCAGCAAAGATGAGATACTGGCGCCCAGTTTTGAAAAAGGGGTGGTAGAGCTCAGCCCCAAGGACAAGGAGGAACTGTCTGATGCAGAGCCCCCGGTAGACCCAGCTGCTGCCCTGCTGGCCCAGCAGATGGAGCTGGAGCAGGCTGTCAAGAACATCGCCAAAATGACAGAAGATCCCACCCTGCCGCCTTACAAAGAGCCTCCCGTTGAGCCCCCTGCATTGATTCCTCCTGTTGTTGAGGAGCCAGGGAGTGAAATGGAGGAAGAAAAGCCAGCAAACCCTGCCAGTGAGACTGAACTGGCTGCTGCCATTGACTCTATCACTGCCGAAGACATTTCTGCAGATGCGGATGCGTTTGCAGCGCCCTCAACCTATACTGCGCTCATCCCCACCCCAGAGCCATTGGTGCTGCCTTCTGCTAGTGAGGCCATGGAGCCAGAGACACACCTGGCTATCAGTAATATCATGGATGTGGACACAGAGATGCAGCCTCTGAGTCCAGACTCCAAGGGTGCAGAACCAGCTACCAGTGGCTCATCTTTGACTCAGGAGGAGTCCCCTCCACCAGAGACACCCAAGAAAGGAGGTAAAGTCCGACCAAAACCTCAAAAGAAGTCCAGAAGCCGGAAGGCTAGTGCCAGTAGGAAGGGAGAGGCCCCTGAGGAGAATGTGTCTGAACCTGAGCCCCCTGCAATCAAGCTGCCAGAATCCATCCCTGAAGAGACACAGACTGTCAAACCCAAAGCAGGTGGTGCCAtagcggcagcagcagctgctgttgcTACATCCACTGCTTCCTGCAAGCAGGACATGGGGCGTGTGATAGCAGGGGCTATGGACACCCCCAAGGAAGCAGAGCAGCCCCCAGTTGAGCAGCCTGAACCGCAAGAGTCTGCCTTTCACTCAGGCAACAAGAGTCCTCACCTCAACAAACGCATTAGCCACCCTGTAAATTCTGAACAGCCACCCTCTGAACTAGCAGCCCCTTCCCTCACACTGTCCCCAACCCACCTGAACTCCACACCATCGCGCTCTGGCAaactgcctccctctcctccagacTGGCTAAACAGATCAAAGGACACTGGGGCTCATTCTGCTCCAGTGCCTCAAGTCAGTGTAGCGTCTTCCCCCGTGGGGgcagctgctgcctctgcacCCGCAGCGACCACTGTGGTGGCTCCCTCAGGGAACCCCCCTGACACCAAAGCATCTGATGTCGACCCCAGCTCCAGCACCCTGCGCAAGATCCTCATGGAGCCCAAGTATGTATCGGCCTCGAGCAGCAGCTCTGTGCCCAGCACGCTGCTGACCACCTCCCTCGTTGACCCTCGCATGTCAGAGAACGAGGCGCAGCCTGACGTGGCAGCCGCAAGGCCCTCTCCGCCTGAAGAGAAGCCGTCGCCTGCGACTCCCCAGCCTGCTCTCCAGCAACCGCCCCCGCTTCCTCCGCCTGAGACACAGCAGCCCTTCGGCGAGAAGATGAATTCTGTCATTGCCTCTACTGCCACTTCTGTTATCAGCCGCATCCCCGTGCCCTTTGACTCAGAGGAGGCCCCACGGATCTCGCTGAGCAATCGCAGTGCGGGCATGCAGCTGCCTAAGCAGAAGTACCGACCCAGTGTCAATGAGACTAACAGGTACCACGGACTGGTcatgggggaggaagggagcgGCATCGGGCGTCCCGGAGTGGAAAGCGCAGCTTACAGCACCGGGTCCAGCCCAGGCCTGAGAGTCAACACCTCAGAAGGTGTCGTGGTGCTGAGTTACTCAGGACAGAAGACTGAGGGGCCTCAACGGATCAGTGCTAAAATAAGCCAGATCCCGCCAGCCAGCGCAGTTGACATTGAGTTCCAGCAGTCGGTGTCCAAGTCCCAGATCAAACAGGAGCCGCTTACCCCCTCCCAGCCGCTAACTCCGAAGGGTTCCCAGACTCCCACAAGCTATGGTCACAGTGGTGGAGTCTTGGCTGGCCAGCCCTATAACACACAGCCAGTCATTTCTTCCATCAAGCAAGAGAGTCCAGGttcagaaaaatctgaaatgccGTACCACTCCGTTCAGCAAGGGGGGGCTGTGAAGATGATCCAGCAACCTGCGGGAAATCCCCAGGTCCTGGTCTACAACCAGGCCATGATAACGCAGCATGCAAAGAAAGGGGTCGGAGCTGAACCCTTGCCACTGAAAAGTGAGGCAGGCAAGTCATCCCAGCCTTCAAACCTAAGTCCTGGCATGAGCCCTCACCATCCCTCCCTGGCTAGTAACCATGTGGGCTCCAGCCCGAGCACCCCTACTGACAGAGCTCTCCCGCATCTGAGCGGGATAAAGCAGGAGCCCCATTCCCCTCGGATGTCAGGCCACTCGCCCTCCCCGTTCCCCAAAACGTGCCCACCCAGTACCTCCGCCTCCCCCATCGGCACCCCTGTGGTTCTGGGCCCGGGCATGCCTGCCATGTCCCAGTACGTGCACCACCCGGAGCAGTCTGTCATCATGCCCCCCCACAGCGTCACGCAGACAGTTCCCATGGGGCACCTCTCTCAGGGCGAGGTCAGGCTGAACACCCCGCCGCTGTCCGCCATGGGTTACGGGCTACGCCCCGAGCCACTGGCCTCCCCCCGCTCCGGCCCTCAGCAGCGCTCCAGCACGCCCCAGCCCGCCGGCATGAGGGACATCGTCCTGCAGGCTCACCCCGGCTCCGCAGCGGCGGCCGGAGGCAGCGGAGGCTCCATGGCgggagaggaggaaagcagACACTTCCACCAGGCCCTACGCCGGCCGTCTGTGCCGCAGCTGCAGCCGGAGGTGATGGTGATGCAGCCGGATTACCGGTTGCACCACGGCGGCTTGCGGATGGACCAGTACGGCCTGCCGTCACGGGACGTGCGGATCCTCATGCACCACCAGCTGGATCACTCGGCCGCCGAGCCCCGCCAGGCCCGAACCCCCGAGGCCCTcccgtcctcctcctcttccagcaGCACCTCGTCGTCCTCTTCCTCCAAAACCCCTCCGGTGGGAAAGGGGGTGCTGGGGAAGGATGCCCCGAAAGCGCTGGAGGTGAAGATGCCGCCTTCTCCTCACGGagagaggatcatgggagtCCACCCCTCCGTGCCTGTCATGGTGCCCTCTCAAGGGGTCCCGCTGATGCACGCGGGGGCGGCAGGTTCCTTCTCGGAATACCCGTCTGTGTACACCCGCGACATGCGCGGCTTCCACCCCCAGTTCACCGCTCACTCCCCTCTGGGGATCAACCTGCCCTCACGCAGCCTCACACCCTCCCAG GGTCTTCAGGACGGGGACCACGGCCACCGGAGCAAAACGCCCCAGCTGTCTTCCTCAGGCGCCGCGGCAGAGCGAGGGGAGCCCAAACCCTCGGAGGGCTCGCACCTCCGCCACGCTGTCCCCATGgacctgccccacctgccccgcGGCCAGGCCGAGACGTGCTCGCCCTCCTACACCTCCCCGATCCCCGTGCCCCACAAGATGGAGCTGGCGCCTCCGGCGGCGGGGCAGAAGGGCTCGCAGCCGTTCCTGTCGGCCCAGCTGCCCCCGTCCTCCTCCGGCCCTCCCCCAGCGCGGCTCGACGGCAAGCCGGAGCACCCGGTACACCGGCCCGTCGACATGGTGCAGCTGCTAACG AAGTACCCCATCGTGTGGCAAGGCCTGCTGGCGCTCAAGAGCGACACGGCGGCCGTCCAGCTCCACTTCGTCTCCGGCAACAACGTGCTGGCGCACCGGTCGCTGCCGCCGCCCGAggggggccccctgctccgcatCGCGCAGAGGATGAGGCTGGAGGCGTCTCAGCTGGAGGGCGTGGCTCGCAGGATGACC GTGGAGAGCGACTACTGCCTGCTGCTGGCTTTGCCTTGTGGGCGTGACCAGGAGGATGTCCTGAACCAGACCCATGCCCTGAAAAGTGGCTTCATCACCTATCTGCAGGCCAAGCTGGCTGCTGGCATAATCAACGTCCCCAACCCCGGTTCAAACCAG CCGGCCTACGTGTTGCAGATTTTCCCGCCTTGTGAGTTTTCAGAGAGCCACCTGTCCCGGCTCGCACCCGACCTCCTCAacagcatctccagcatctctcCGCACCTCATGATTGTCATCGCCTCCGTCTGA